CGGTGCACAATTTATATAAAGACACTTACGAAGCCAAAAGCATAGCAGCTGTGCCAACCAGCTGTAGCTTTCCTCTCAGGACCGACATTGAAGACAAAAAGCGATCAATGTAGTTCACGGCCAGGTAGAGTGTCTCATTCTGGAGCTTGTACTCCTCTCCCACCTCCACCAGCCAGTCCACCAGGATGGCACGCATGCTGTTTGTGATGTCAGGCTGCTTTTTCATGTAGCCTCCCTTTGGTTTTGACTTCAGCTACAAAACAATAATTGAATCATAAATTACAGATAACTAAGTGTCTTTAAGGGGTGCCCATTCTTGAGCTCTCAGAGAAGGTTCTTCATTCTCACCTCCATCTCCCGcaaatgtgtgtgtatttctaCAGAGTATTCGGTGACTTTATTTACATTGGTCTGCCTCTCCTCGTCCTCAACTACAGACATATCCATAGGAGAATCtgctgtaataaataaataataaaaaaaaagaccatgTAAAGAGAAGAGAAAGGCACCCACAGTTTTTGATCAATTGATCACCATAAAATAAATGAATCCTCATTTAAGAGAttgtgcgtgcacacacacagagcCATTTCTAGCCAATTTAACTTTTCAGATCATGCCagctagaaacatgtacatttaacGTAGAAATGTCTAAAACTTGACTTCTTTCAATGCTCTATGCTGAATTATCTTAATGGTGATTTCaatgaccgtgggaaccctgtaGTCAAGAACTACATTTTTATAGAGGGGTGGATTTACATGCGTATGCAAAGTTTAAATCTAATGATTTCAAAGATTTGTACAATTACACTTATTAGTGTGCAGTCGCCAAAGGCAGACTAGTGTCATCATAGTAGCTCGCGGGCAAGTTACACCCTACACAAGCACACAGGGCAACATATCTAGCCAATGAAATAGACATTTTACTTATGTTAGCCATTTCCATCAGTAACAGAAATCAAAATGTGATGGCAGAAAATGCCATCGTAATgaattcctgtttttttttttttgtgtgcgcGCACCTGTAATATCTGATGCATTtcctaatatataattatatacactGCCAATTACACATTGTGGGAGAAGATGGATTATTAATTCATTAAACTAATCAGACCAAGTAAACAAATTAGACAATTTGGTTTAAATGGATAAATATCCCCTCATAAAAGATAATCTTTTACAAGGTGAATTTGTTGTTTGTGGTCTAATTTGTTGACTTGGTCTGATTAGTTAAATTATTAAGCCATTTTTGAAGATTACCTCCTAGAAAAACGTGAAATCCACAAATCCATTTTCTCCCACAACGTGTGTAATTGGTAGCgcatataataatgaataaataaaagccCCCAAAAATTGATTtgccccatttaaaaaaaaatatatattcccaGGCTTGGAAAACTAAAAATTCCCCTGATATTCCCAGGTTGTCCATGACTTTAGGAACAGGACCACAAGAATGAGGGGCAATCTGATAACACATTTCCTACCAAAGCTGGCTTCCATTGGCAGCTCAATAGTTGCAAGAGGCTGCCTTAAGTGCGTCACAGTGGGATTTAGTGTGAGTGGGGAGCAATCCATGGCTGCTTTCTGGGTAGAATGTTTTTTAGATGCACCATCAGGTTCATCCACATGAATCTGGAAAGCAGGTGGCTTGCAGGAGGGTTTCTCGCCAAAGCTCCTGCCATGTTCTTCAGACTTGCAGGCAACTATTTGGGGCCCTGAAACCTTTTgatagcaaaaaaataaacacttgatTAAGATTTTGGGAAGGTGGAAAGAGAACCCATAACAAGAATTCATTACAATACAAAAGGTGTTGTACAGCTCATGCACACTTTCAGTAAACTACTGATAAAATGCACATACAATCGAAAACAATTCCACAGCTAAATTAAAATGCTACACTAAAAGGCAAGCAGGTTTATTATGGTAGAGGTGAGTTTATAAAATGGCGGTCAGCACACTGGGAGGGAATGAGCTGCGGGTATTTAACACCGCACCACATTCAACCTGTGGCGCCATAAACAGAATCGCCGTTTGGTTCAGATTACAATAAAATCTGAAAAGAAATTAATTTAGATCTAACATGCATGATTGAAAGCCTATAAGGGGCGCCAACAGTTTGAATGGATCACCTATAAAACAATTCGATTCGTCCCATCAATCATGTACAGTTAATCAGCGTTACCTGATAGAATTAAACAAGCCAGGAAAATAAAATTCAGATGTGGAGGGAATGTATGCTCATGAAGAAAAACTACATTAAAAGCACATTGTCATACGCCATACATGATCCCACCTGTTTAGCGGCGCGCAGAACGGGCTGTCTGCGCTGATTGTTCCCAAGAGCGCCCAAAACAGTCCTGTTGCCTGGTTTAGGGTTGACATTCTCCCGATTTTCAACCCTGTTCTTGGTCACACCGCGTAGCCGTGAAAGCATGTTCTCTTGATTATGAACATCAGCGGCTGAGTCATGAACCGCGCTTCCTTGTGTTTGACCGAGAGATGACATTCTCTTTCCAGCAGCAGATCGACGGGGTGAACTCAAGTCGCCCTGCAAGAGCGATCGTTGggttaaaacactttaaaaaaacataaaaatcttcGCTATTTTAACTTTTGCCCGATCTCACGCACGTCAACAACGAATAAATCAAGAAATCGGCACTAACCAGGGTAACTGGCAGGGGTGAGCTGTTGAGATCCGGACAAAAACAATTGCCAGCGGCGTCATACAAAAcccaaattcaaatataaatcatGCAATAGTCCTATCCTACAGAAAGCGCGCCATGCTGACAAGCAAACCCCATCAACACAGCTCACAAGATATGCTTTGCTGAAGTAGGACGGCGCCTTGTTGCTTTTCACAGCTGCTCTTTTTTTCGCTTTCTCAGTTCAAGTAGCCCGCGA
This region of Xyrauchen texanus isolate HMW12.3.18 chromosome 23, RBS_HiC_50CHRs, whole genome shotgun sequence genomic DNA includes:
- the LOC127663020 gene encoding cyclin-A2-like isoform X2 yields the protein MSSLGQTQGSAVHDSAADVHNQENMLSRLRGVTKNRVENRENVNPKPGNRTVLGALGNNQRRQPVLRAAKQVSGPQIVACKSEEHGRSFGEKPSCKPPAFQIHVDEPDGASKKHSTQKAAMDCSPLTLNPTVTHLRQPLATIELPMEASFDSPMDMSVVEDEERQTNVNKVTEYSVEIHTHLREMELKSKPKGGYMKKQPDITNSMRAILVDWLVEVGEEYKLQNETLYLAVNYIDRFLSSMSVLRGKLQLVGTAAMLLASKFEEIYPPEVAEFVYITDDTYTKKQVLRMEHLVLTVLSFDLAAPTINQFLTQYFLQQPVSSKVESLSMFLGELSLIDCDPFLKYLPSQTAAAAFILANHTLAGGSWSKALVEMTGYTLKDLMPCVQDLHQTYLGAAQHTQQSVREKYKGSKYHEVSLIEPPEKLILN
- the LOC127663020 gene encoding cyclin-A2-like isoform X1: MSSLGQTQGSAVHDSAADVHNQENMLSRLRGVTKNRVENRENVNPKPGNRTVLGALGNNQRRQPVLRAAKQVSGPQIVACKSEEHGRSFGEKPSCKPPAFQIHVDEPDGASKKHSTQKAAMDCSPLTLNPTVTHLRQPLATIELPMEASFADSPMDMSVVEDEERQTNVNKVTEYSVEIHTHLREMELKSKPKGGYMKKQPDITNSMRAILVDWLVEVGEEYKLQNETLYLAVNYIDRFLSSMSVLRGKLQLVGTAAMLLASKFEEIYPPEVAEFVYITDDTYTKKQVLRMEHLVLTVLSFDLAAPTINQFLTQYFLQQPVSSKVESLSMFLGELSLIDCDPFLKYLPSQTAAAAFILANHTLAGGSWSKALVEMTGYTLKDLMPCVQDLHQTYLGAAQHTQQSVREKYKGSKYHEVSLIEPPEKLILN